One Maribacter sp. HTCC2170 genomic window, GTTTATCCTCAATAGGACACCAGCTGCCAAATGGGGTGACCCTAACGATCTTGCCGGGACAGCAATTTATTTAGCTTCAAAAGCGAGTGATTTTGTAAACGGCCACATTGTTTATGTGGATGGCGGTATACTTGCGACCATTGGAAAACCTTCAAACGAAGTGTAGCGAACAAATTTTAAAAGCAAGGAGCCATGATTTTTATAAGGAATAGTATGTGTATAATCGGCCTAGTGCTTATGTCTGCTTGTGCTGAAAAAAGCAAAAAAGTAATATTGGTGAAAAATTCGTTGGATATTGAGCGGTTTTCTGAAACTGTTGAATTGACAAAAGGACTTTTAAAAATCAATAGCCTTGATGGTTTAGGCGTTAGGGATTTGGAGTCGAATGAGGTATTGATCTCACAATTAGTAGATGAAGACGGGGATAATCAATTCGATTTACTAATATTTCAACCAAAAATAAATGGAAAATCAAGAAAATCTTATGAAATCATAAAAACCGCAGACGGTGACCAGCCCCAGAGTATAGACTATTGTTATTCAAGATTTGTTCCCGAAAGGACTGATGACTATGCTTGGGAGAACAATAGGGTGGCATTTAGAATGTATGGTCCCACAGCTCAAAAAATGGTTGAAGATGGCAAAAAAGGAGGCACACTTTCCAGTGGAGTTGATGCCTGGTTGAAAAAGGTTGATTACCCCATAATAAACAAATGGTATAAAAAGGAAACCCAAACGGGAGGAACGTATCATGAAGATGATGGTGAGGGACTCGACAATTTTCATGTTGGTGTGAGCAGGGGTGTTGGTGGTGTTGCGGTTAAAAAGGACTCTTCTTATCATTTCTCTAAGAACTATACAGAATGGAGAACAATTACTACAGGACCAATTAGGACCAGTTTTCATCTTGAAATTGACAAATGGACCGCCGCAGGGAGTTTAATCAAAGAGTCTAAGGTTATAAGTTTGGATTACGGAAACAATCTGTCAAAATTTGAAGTTATCCTGGAAGGAACAAATGAAATTTCTGCTGGCTTAACACTTCATGAAAAGGATGGCCAAGTTTCATTTAACAAGGAGCAAGGATGGGTGAGCTATTGGCAGCCCCACGGTAATTCTGAATTGGGAACAGGAATCATTGCAGAGCCAGGAGCATTCCTTGGCTATGAGAAATATGATGTTGAACAAAAAGATTTGAGCAATGTTTATGCACATTTAAAAGTGTCTGGTAAAAAAATCACTTATTATGCCGGTTTTGGATGGAAAGAAAGAGGGCGGTTCAATAATCAGCAACAATGGGAACACTATTTGGAGCAGATTTCCAGACAATTGCAGAACCCTTTAACAATAACACTTTCAGAGAGCGATTTGTAAATAAATCTATCTGAATAAAATCAAAATCGCCCCCATAGCGGTAAGGATCAATATCATTTTTCTATAGAAGTCTTCCTTGATTATTTTCACTAGCCGCACACCAATAAACAAGCCAACAAGAATTCCTGGGATAAGCTTTAAATCTATTAGAAGCGTCTCTGTAGTAATTGTTCCCCAAGACCAAATATGAAAAGGCACTTTAAAAATATTGATAATAAAGAACAACCATGCAGCGGTTCCTATGAATTCATTTTTAGGCAACCGCATCGCCAAAAAGAATATATTACTAAAAGCACCTGCTAGGTTCCCTATCATTGTAGTGATTCCTGCTAGAACCCCAATGAAACCAGCAAAACCCCAATGTGTTGGGACATTTTTTGATTTTTTTTGGTCCCACCAATACATCATAAGCACACTACCTAGAATAATAATGGCCATTCCTATTTTAAATGTATTTTCATCTAAGTCTTTTCCAATAAAAACTCCAATGAGTACCCCCGCAACCATCCACGGTAAGAATCGGACAATGTATTTCCATTGTGTATGACGGTTGTAATAGATTACTGCGAAAATATCGCCAACAATCAAGAGCGGCACTATAATACCGGTTGATTCTTTAGCACCAAATGCTAAAGCCATTAAAGTAACAATGATAATCGCAATGCCTTTTATCCCAGCTTTTGAAACGCCAACAACAAATGCAGCCGTGATGGCTAAAACCCATGAGAAAAGAGATATGTTTGATTCTATTGATAGGAGCACAGTTGTTATTTAGCGAACAAGGAGCAAATGTATCTCAAAAAATTTTATCTTTAGCTCTTAACCAAAAACCAACCAAATGGAATTAAGTACTTTGGATTATAGCTTCATAATCGTATTCTTCTCAATAGTATTAGGAATTGGGGTTTATGTTTCAAAAAAATCTGGGAAAAATAGTTCCGAGTTCTTCCTTTCAGGTAGAACAATGCCTTGGTGGTTGCTAGGTCTATCTATGGTAGCAACCACATTTTCAACAGATACGCCCAATCTGGTTACAGATATTGTGAGAACTGACGGTGTTTCGGGAAATTGGGTTTGGTGGTGTTTTCTTATTACGGGAATGTTGACAGTTTTTGTTTACGCAAAGCTTTGGAGAAAATCGAATGTAAATACCGACTTGGAATTTTATGAATTACGATACGGAGGTAAACCAGCCAGCTTTCTTAGAAAATTTAGAGCAGTTTATTTAGGAGTTATTTTTAATGTAATAACCATGTCCGCGGTTACTCTGGCAGCTATTAAAATAGGTGGAATTATGCTAGGGCTCGAGCCTTGGCAAACCGTTGTTGGGGCAGGTCTGATTACAGTGACTTTTAGTGCTTTGGGCGGTTTTAAAGGGGTGGTTTATACCGATTTTCTTCTGTTTTTTGTGGCCATGGCAGGAGCTATAGGTGCCGCATATTATTTGGTTAATTTACCAGAAGTAGGCGGAATAAATGCTGTAATGACAGACGAAAACGTAATCGATAAACTTTCTATATTACCAGAATTCAGTAATACAAAAGCAGTGATTACACTATTGGCTATTCCGCTTGCGGTGCAATGGTGGAGTTCTTGGTATCCAGGCGGAGAACCTGGTGGTGGTGGTTATATTGCTCAACGTATGTTAGCGGCCAAAGACGAGAACCATGCCATAGGTGCCACATTCTTTTTTAATATTATGCATTATGCACTTAGACCTTGGCCTTGGATTTTGGTAGCACTTGCTTCATTGGTTGTGTATCCAGATATCGCTAGTATTTCAGAAGCATTTCCAAATGTGCCAGCTGATAAATTAGGGCATGATTTAGCTTATTCTGCTATGTTGACCAAATTACCTAGTGGTTTATTAGGGTTGGTGTTGGCGTCATTGATTGCGGCATACATGAGTACAATATCAACACAATTAAATTGGGGTTCTTCATACATTGTTTTTGACTTCTACAAACAACAAATAAACCCGCAAGCTTCCGAAAAAAGATTAGTAGCTGTTGGTAGGTTCTCTACTGTTATCTTAATGGTTTTAAGCGCAATCTTAGCTTTGGCAATGCAGAATGCAATGCAAATTTTTGATATGTTGTTACTGTTTGGTGCAGGAACTGGATTAATCTTTATACTTAGGTGGTTCTGGTGGCGAATAAATGCTTGGACAGAGATTTCTGCAATGTTCGCTTCAGGAATATTGTCAATCCTATTGAAAGCAACTCCACTTGGTGATTTCTTTTTCAATGCTGACACTGGGATATTTCCTGAGTGGGGAGAGATACCTTTTGTGATGATAGTAACAACCATAATTTGGCTTACAGCAACTTTCACAACACAACCAGAGTCCAAGGACGTATTGCGTTCATTCTATAAAAAAATACAGCCAGGAGGGCCAGGTTGGAGCAAAATTGTGGACGAAGCCAAACAAGAAAATATCGAAATTGACCAAGGAGAAAAATGGACCGTTCCTGCAGGTATCGGAGCCATGCTTTTAGGTGTTGTATTGATTTATACTATCATGTTTGCCACAGGCCACTGGATCTATGGCAAAACAACTTCAGCTATGATTCTTACGGGCGTGGCATTAGTCGCAGGATTTTTACTGATTAAGGCTTGGGGAAAAATGAAAGATGATATTTTATAGGCCTTAGCAAATGAAGAACAGGGTAATTTCGGTTGATATTTTTAGGGGTTTGACCATTGTATTGATGATTTTAGTCAATACTCCAGGGACTTGGTCCAGTGTATATACACCTTTTTTGCATGCTGAGTGGCATGGTTATACACCTACAGATCTCGTATTTCCTTTTTTCCTTTTCATTGTCGGGACATCCATTTCTTTTGCATATCAGAAAAAAAAGGCCTCCACACAGACGTATAAAAAAATAGCAGTACGTAGTCTAAAACTTATTGGACTTGGATTGTTTTTAGGGGCGTTCACTTTAAGCTTTCCTTTTATAAAAGACTTTGCGGATATTAGGTTTCCTGGTGTTTTACAACGAATAGGAGTTGTATTTTTATTTACGGCTGTATTGTTCGTTAATTTCAATTGGAAAACTTTGTTGGGCATTTGCATAGTCCTTTTGGTAGGATATTGGCTTTTAATGGGTTATGTGCCAGTAGAAGGTATAGAATCTACTTTTGATAGAGCACCTAACAATCTGGCCAACTACTTGGATGTTAAGATTTTTGGCACTCATAACTATAAACCAGATTATGACCCTGAGGGCTTTCTGAGTACGTTACCTTCTATAGCCTCTGCTTTAACGGGAGTATTTACTGGTTTGATTCTTACTTCAAAAAAGGATAATAAAACAATGGTCTTAGTCGGTCTTGGAGTTGTAATGTTGGCTTTAGGGTATTTGTGGCATACGGTTTTTCCAATAAACAAGGCTCTATGGAGTAGTAGTTTTGTGTTGGTTACCTCTGGTTGGGCCAATATTTTTCTGGCACTTGTCTATTATATTTCTGATGTTAGGCAAATTGAATTTGGTAGCATTTTTAAATATGCCGGTGCAAATGCAATAACGGTTTACTTTTTGTCAAGCTTTGTATCTAAATTATTTGGCATGATTAAAGTGGGTGGTGAAACCTCATTACATGGTTGGTTGTTCAGTAATATCTATGTTCATGATTTTATGGCAATGGAACTCTCTTCCCTGCTATACGCGTTGACTGTTGTGAGTTTTTACATTCTTTTAGCGTACGTAATGTATAAAAAGAAGATATTCATTAAGGTGTAGCCACAACTATTAAATCTCGAAAAATCCCTTATTGTCTAAGTTCAAGCATTCGCGCAACATACTTACCAATAACATCAAATTCAAGGTTCACCAGTGAACCAATTTTGTAACCACCAAACCGGGTATGTTCGTAGGTATAGGGAATTATGGCAACACTAAAAGAATTCTTATTGCTATTCACAACCGTCAAACTCACTCCATCAACTGTAATTGAACCTTTTTCGATGGTGACATTGTTCAGGTCCGGATCATATTCAAATGTAAAGAACCAACTACCATCTTTTTCAGTGATATTGATACACTTGGCTGTTTGATCTACATGCCCTTGTACAATATGCCCATCTAATCTTGAACCTAAAATCATTGCCCGTTCAAGGTTTACTTTATCTCTGGTTGTCAATGTTCTAAGACTTGTTTTTTCCAAGGTTTCCTCAATTGCGGTAACTGTATAAACTTGATCTTTAATTGATACAACTGTTAGACACACGCCATTGTGGGCAACGCTCTGATCAATTTTCAAGGCGGAAGTAATGTCGGATTTAACGCTGATATGAAGATTTCCACCCTCTTTCTCTAATTGCTCAATTTTGCCTAAAGATTCGATTATTCCCGTAAACATGTGTCGTTTAAATTAAGTAGTTTTGTGCAACAATTTAAGTTACAAAGGTAAATATATAATGCAGGAAAGCAGTAAAATTAGGGTAGGAATATCTATTGGAGATCTAAACGGAATTGGGTGTGAAATTGCACTCAAAACTTTTGAGGATTCCCGCATGTTAGATTTTTGTACCCCGGTTATTTTTGCTTCCAATAAAACCATATCCCAACAAAAAAACGAGTTGGGTTTTGCAATTAATTTCAACGGTGTACATGACGCGGCCAAGGCACTTGACGGCAAGGTTAATGTGGTCAATGTTTGGAAAGAGAATCCCAAAATCGAATTTGGCCAAGAGACCAAAACAGGAGGCGAATATGCCATAAAATCGCTTCGTGCTGCAGTGAAAGCTTTGAAGGAAAACAAGATTGACGTTTTAGTGACTGCACCAATCAATAAAAAAAACATTCAATCGGACGAATTTAATTTTCCGGGACATACAGATTACCTTGCTCAGGAATTTGAAGGCGAAAGCCTCATGTTCATGGTAACCAATGACTTGAAAGTTGGATTGTTGACTGATCATGTTGCAGTAAAAGATGCCCCTGAGGCCATTACCCCAATTTTGATACGAACCAAAGTAAGAATCATTGAAAAATCTTTGCAGATGGATTTTGGCATTCGTAGGCCAAAAATAGCCCTTTTAGGCATCAACCCTCATAGTGGTGATAATGGTGTTATTGGCAAAGAAGATGATGAGGTTATGAAGCCTGTTATAAAGGAAATGTCAGATGCTGGCCACTTGGTTTTTGGACCCTATTCTGCCGATAGTTTTTTTGGATCTGATTCATATAAAGATTTCGATGCCATTTTGGCCTCCTATCACGACCAAGGATTAATACCTTTTAAAACCCTTTCTTTTGGTAATGGTGTTAATTATACGGCTGGCCTTTCAAGGGTGCGCACATCACCAGACCATGGTACAGCATATGAAATTGCTGGAAAAGGAAAAGCAGATCATAACTCATTTAAGGAAGCACTTTTCAAGGCCATTGAAATATTTAGGAATCGAAAGGAATATCAGAAGTTGACAGAAAATCAGCTACAAAAACAAAAAGCGAGGAGGTAATTTACTTTTAAGAATTAACATAAAAGCTATTATTAGCAAAGCCACAATTAGGCCTAGAAAATAACCCATTCTTTACGACGATTTCTTTTGGCTTGATTTCGGCAAGTTTATCTTCAGATACTTTTTTGAATTTTGTGCCTTTATACTTATCCCCTTGTGAATAGATACTTTCCCGATTATGATCTTTGAATTTTGGCCGTTTGGAAGGCGGTTGCGGTCTGTTTTGCCGAATACGGTTGTTCATATCCTGTAAGTGTCCTGACCCACTCATGGCTAACTGCTTTAATCGCCTAGAAATCAATTTAATCAATTTTTCAGCCAATCTTAAAAGTTTACATGAGTTTATTGGCAATTAGCAAAAAAAAATTATCTTTGCACCCGCCTTTATATGGGCTAGAGTAATTTAACAAGTGTTGAAATGATGAAGCAAAAGGAGTTCGATATTCCTTTCTCTGGATTGAAGCAAGGAAAACACGAGTTTGATTATTATATTGAAAACAAGTTCTTTGAATCTTTTGGGTACGATGAGTTCAATGCTTCTCATGTCAATTTACATGTTGTTCTTCACAAAATGAGCACCATGTTAGAGTTATACATGCAGGCAGAAGGCTCAGTAAATGTATACTGCGATACAACAGGTGAACCTTTTGACCAGAAAATCTCTGGTGAGCTGGAGCTGGTGGTAAAGTTTGGTGACGAATATAATGATGAGAATGATGAAATTTTGATTATTCCCCATGCCGAACATCAAGTGAACATAGCGCAATACATTTATGAAATGTTGGTTTTAGCGGTTCCACAGAAAAGGGTGCACCCTGGAGTATTGGATGGAACTTTAGAATCTGAAACGTTGAAGAAACTAGAAGAGCTTAGTCCAAAAGAAGAAAAAGAAAATAAGGAAGATACTGATCCCAGATGGGATGAATTAAAAAAGTTACAAACGGATAAATAAATAACGATGGCACATCCTAAAAGAAAAATTTCCAAAACTAGGAGAGATAAAAGAAGAACACATTACAAGGCAGTAGCTCCAACAATTGCTAAGGATCCTACAACAGGAGAAATGCACTTGTTTCACAGAGCTCATTGGCATGAAGGTAAACTTTATTATAAAGGCCAAGTTCTTATTGACAAAACTGAGGAAGCCGAGGCATAGTTCTTTAAGTGAAAGTATATGTAATCCCTGCTATTAATTAGCGGGGTTTTTTATGGGGTGGATTTTTAGAATAACCTGAAATTCACTAATAAATGTCAAATACTTCAAAAATCCATAAACAATCACTTTTTAGTCAAAAAGTCGTAAAAAATCATTAATTTTCCCCACTTTTGACGCATTTTTGAAGGTTTTTGACACAAAAGAAATTCAAGTATGACTAAACTTACGGCGGCTATAACGGCTGTGGGAGGATATGTTCCCAAATTTATCATGACCAATAAAATGCTTGAAAGCATGGTTGATACAAATGATGAATGGATTACATCCAGAACTGGGATTAAAGAAAGAAGGGTTCTTAAGGATGAAGAGGGCAAGGGCACTTCTTACATGGCTATAAAGGCGGCCCAAGATTTGATCGATAAAAGAGGTATTGACCCTGGGGAGATTGATCTAATAATTGTTGCCACTGCTACACCAGATAGTTTGGTTGCCTCAACAGCAGCTTTTGTGGCATCAGAGATTGGGGCAACAAATGCATTTGGTTACGATTTATTAGCAGCTTGTTCCAGTTTTCTATTTGGAATGTCGACTGCGTCCAGTTTTGTACAATCAGGCATTTATAAAAAAGTATTGTTAATTGGAGCCGATAAAATGTCATCTATTATTGACTATACAGACAGGACCACTTGCATAATTTTTGGAGACGGTGCGGGTGCAGTACTTTTTGAACCAAACATGGAAGGTTTGGGTCTTCAAGACCAATATTTAAGGGCTGATGGTAATGGAAGAAAGTATCTTGGGATGGATGCTGGGGGCTCTTTAATGCCAGCTACTGAGGAAACAGTAAAAAACAGGAAACATTTCATTTATCAGGATGGTAAATCGGTATTTAAATTTGCCGTATCCAATATGGCAGATGTTGCTGCTAAGATTATGGAGCGCAATCAACTTACTGGTGATGAGGTTTCATGGTTGGTGCCACACCAAGCCAACAAAAGAATTATTGACGCTACGGCCAATAGGATGGATTTGGACCATTCTAAGGTCATGATGAATATACATAGATATGGCAACACAACCTCAGCCACTTTGCCCTTGTTGCTTCATGATTATGAAGAACAGCTTAAGAAGGGAGACAATCTTGTATTCGCTGCTTTTGGAGGCGGATTCACATGGGGGTCCATTTATTTAAAATGGGCATACAACAAATAACCGATCAACTAAACTAAAATCATTTTCAATGGATATTAAAGAAATTCAAAGCCTCATAAAATTTGTGGCAAAATCCGGAGCTAGCGAAGTAAAGTTAGAAACAGATGACATAAAGATTACGATTAGGACGGGATCAACAAGTTCAAGTCCCGAAACTACAATTGTTCAGCAAATTCCAATGGCCCAAGCGGCAATGGCGCCAATCGCACCACCAGCTCAACAGGAAGCTGCGGCACCTGCAACTCCAGTTAAGGAGGCAGAGGATGACTCAAAATACATCACTATTAAATCACCTATTATTGGCACCTTCTATAGAAAACCATCACCTGATAAGCCATCTTTTGTTGAGGTTGGTACATCAATAGGACAGGGCGATGTTCTTTGTGTTATTGAAGCTATGAAGTTATTCAATGATATTGAATCAGAGGTTTCTGGTAAGATTGTGAAGATTTTGGTAGAGGATTCCTCTCCAGTAGAATTTGACCAACCATTGTTTTTGGTAGATCCATCTTAGTAAATTTTAAGTTGACAATTGGTGCTGACCACCAAAGAGACTTAGAGCTTAAAATTTAAAACCTAAAAAGATGTTCAAAAAAATACTTATTGCAAATAGGGGCGAAATAGCGCTACGGATCATTAGAACCTGTAAGGAAATGGGGATAAAGACCGTCGCAGTCTATTCTAAAGCCGATGAAGAGAGTTTACATGTTAGGTTTGCAGATGAGGCCGTTTGTATTGGTCCTGCGCCGAGTAATGAATCATACCTAAAAATACCTAACATAATTGCTGCTGCCGAAATCACAAATGCAGATGCAATTCATCCAGGTTACGGTTTTCTCTCAGAAAATTCTAAATTTTCTAAAATTTGTGCTGAGCACGAAATAAAATTCATTGGTGCATCAGGCGAGCATATTGACCGCATGGGAGACAAGGCTTCAGCCAAAGAAACCATGAAAAAAGCCGGGGTGCCAACTGTTCCGGGTTCAGCAGGTTTGTTGAAAGATGTAGTTGAAGCTAAAAAGGTAGCAAAAAAAATGGGCTACCCGGTAATGATAAAGGCGACTGCAGGCGGTGGTGGTAAAGGCATGCGTGCTGTTTGGAGTGAAGATGCCATGGAAGACCTTTTCGAAAGTGCTGTTCAAGAAGCTACGGCTGCTTTTGGTAATGGGGGTATGTATATGGAAAAGTTGATTGAAGAGCCTCGCCATATCGAAATTCAAATTGTTGGTGATCAATATGGTAAAGCATGTCACCTTTCTGAACGTGATTGTTCTATTCAACGAAGGCATCAGAAATTAACTGAGGAAACCCCTTCACCGTTCATGACCGATAAACTTCGGGAAGATATGGGAAAGGCGGCTGTAAAAGCAGCGGAGTTCATTAAATATGAAGGTGCCGGGACCATTGAGTTTTTGGTAGATAAACACCGAAATTTCTACTTTATGGAAATGAATACCCGTATTCAAGTAGAACATCCCATTACAGAGCAAGTTGTTGATTATGATTTGATCAGGGAGCAAATATTGGTTGCTGGTGGAGTTCCTATTTCTGGGAAAAATTACTATCCTAAACTCCATTCTATAGAATGTAGAATCAATGCAGAGGATCCTTATAACGATTTTAGACCTTCACCGGGTAGAATAACAACGCTTCATACTCCAGGGGGTCATGGTGTTAGGATGGACACCCACGTATACAGTGGTTATGTTATTCCACCTAATTATGATTCAATGATTGCTAAATTGATTACAACGGCACAGACGCGTGAAGAGGCAATTAATAAAATGAAACGTGCTCTGGATGAGTTTGTAATTGAAGGGATTAAAACCACAATACCTTTCCATAGACAACTTATGGAACATCCGGATTATTTAGCTGGTAATTACACTACTAAATTCATGGAAGATTTTGAAATTGACCCAGAAATGGAAGAATAGATAAAAACCCTGACCAAACGGTCAGGGTTTTTTTATATTAGAGTATGAATCTTAGCTATTGGGAATATAAAACGTGGTTATCAAATGTTGATTTTACAATTGTCGGCAGTGGTATAGTTGGGTTAAATTGTGCACTTGCACTAAAAAATAAATTCCCAAAGGCAAAAATCTTGATTTTGGAAAAAGGAGTCTTACCACAAGGTGCAAGTACCAAGAACGCGGGATTTGCATGCTTTGGAAGCATTTCAGAGGTACTCTCCGACCTAGATTCACACGCTGAGGAAGAAGTGTTTCAATTGGTGCTGAAAAGATGGAAAGGCATTCAACTACTTCGACAGAACTTAGGGGATGATACATTGGATTTCCAACAGCACGGAGGTCATGAATTATTTGTAGATGAGAAAAGTAAACTGTATGAGAAATGTTTGGATAATTTAAAAAAAGCGAATAAGCTTTTGAACCCAATATTTGGTACCGATGCATTTGAAACACAATCCAATAGATTTGATTTTAAGCGAATAAAAGAGAAATATATATCCAATATTCATGAAGGTCAAATTGATACGGGAAAGATGATGTTAGGATTGATGAACTTGGTATTATCAAAAGGGATTACAATTCTAAACACCATTGCAGTCGAGCAATTTGAGAATATTGGGAATAAAGTCTTGGTTAAAACCAATGCCTTTGAATTTAAGACTTCAAATTTGTTCATTGCCACAAATGGTTTTGCCGCACAACTCCTTGACGAAAAAGTACTACCAGCGAGAGCTCAAGTGTTAATAACCAAACCAATTCCTAATCTCCAAATAAAAGGAACTTTTCATTTGGATGAAGGGTTCTATTATTTTAGGAATATTGAAAACAGAGTACTTTTTGGCGGCGGGCGTAATTTGGATTTCCAGGGTGAAGAAACCTTTGAACATGGTGAGACCCAACTAATACAAGATAAACTTGAAAAAATGCTTTCAGAAACAATACTTCCTAATACCCCTTTTAAGATTGAACGAAGGTGGAGTGGCATTATGGGTGTTGGCTCAATGAAAAAACCAATTGTAAAGCAATTGTCCAACAATGTTTTTTGTGGTGTTCGTTTAGGGGGTATGGGTGTGGCCATAGGAAGCCAAATAGGTGATGATCTGGCCAATCTAATGGAGTAATTGGCCCTACATAATTATTTTCTCACTATATTGTGACACCCCAAAATATTTAGCATTCCTCCATTTTCTTAGCCGTATTTAAAATTGACTGTAGTTCATGTTTTTATGTGACCAGTTGTTATGGGTTTTTATACAGATTTATGGCAAAGGGAAATTTCAAAACTCTACTCACTATAGTGGTTCTCGGTTGTGTACTTGGTAGTTGTTCAACAACTAAATCGAAGTATCAAAGAGAGTACACCCAAGTTTGGAAGGAAATAATCAAATCTGAGGCATGGAAGAATTCGTTGGTCGCCAAGAACAGTAATGAAAAGGAATATAATTCTGATTTTGTAGCAATTAATGAAGATGATGTCCTTGCAGATGATGGCTTATCAACGAAATTAAATTTGGAATCACTATTTGAAGAACGATTTCATTCGTTGGTTTCGAGGGCATATTTTAAGATAATTTCGGAGGCCGAAAATGCAGACACTCGACTTTCTGCTGAATATGAAAGATGGAATCGTATGCAAGCGAATGAGGGCTTAAAAAAAGATCGGGATTTTAAAAAGAAATATGAGGTTGTGACCAAAAAATACCATGCGCATAAACAAATGCTTGAAGGCCTCAAGTCATGGAATATATTCAGTGAATATAGGTCCAATGATTTGGATTTTTTCAAGGCCGAGAATAAAGTTGAGATTCAAAGTATGTATGATCAAGGGAGTACGGAGGATCAAATGATCAGCTACTTGGTGTACAGATTGGCCGATTTGTACCATTATGAATAATAAAGCTTCTAGTTAATCTACATAATATGAGTGAGATCGTTCTTAAAGAACAATTGTTAGATTTCTGTAAAGGTTTTGTAAACGAGAGAAAGGGACGCATTGAATCTCAGATAAAAGAAGTGCATGAAGCTTTAGGTTCTGAAACCAAAAGCAGTGCCGGCGACAAACATGAAACTGGCCGCGCTATGCTTCAGCTGGAGCGCGAAAAGCTTGGGACACAGTTGGCCGAAGTTGAAAAAATGGCCAAAATCATTAATAAAGTAGATATCACAACTAAAAAAGATTCGGCTTCTTTAGGAAGTTTGGTTTGTACCGATAGTTCCAACTACTTTTTAGCAATATCGGCAGGCGAATACAAATCCACGGAAAAAAGGACCTATTGCATTTCAATGAATACACCAATAGGAATTATTTTATTAGGAAAAAAGGTCGATGATGTTATTGATTTCAATGGAAATCAAATAAAGATTCTTCAGGTACTTTAAGATTGTATTTCGCTTTGATCCATCCTTTTGGAAATTTGAATAAAAACTATTTAATTGAAAATTATGGTTTACAAACATCACATTAGAACAAATGGAGTAGCATTCCTTACTGCATTTTTTATATCGATAGGAGTTTTTGCCCAAAAGAATGA contains:
- a CDS encoding 3-oxoacyl-ACP synthase; its protein translation is MSEIVLKEQLLDFCKGFVNERKGRIESQIKEVHEALGSETKSSAGDKHETGRAMLQLEREKLGTQLAEVEKMAKIINKVDITTKKDSASLGSLVCTDSSNYFLAISAGEYKSTEKRTYCISMNTPIGIILLGKKVDDVIDFNGNQIKILQVL